From Halobaculum halobium:
GAATGACCTTCTCGTAGAGATTATTGAGACGCTGGAGACGTGTGGACTCGAGGACGATTCCTACCAGCTCCACGATTACGTCGACCCCGATGCGCTCGAACAGGTGATCGCCTCCGCCGATGAGAACATCACCGTTCAGTTCACTGTCGAGGGGATCCCACTCGATGTATCACCGGACGGTGTGGACGTCATCGTCGAGGACGAATCGCAGTCCGTCGGCGAATAACGACGTGCGGGTCCGAGATAGGAATCGTTCCTGAAAGCCCTCGGCCGCTCGACGTCCCGCGACCACCGCTGCGCGCCTCGTCCCTGCGGTGCTTGCGGGGTCGGGGGACGGCCGAGGCGGCCTCGCCCTTTTTGAGTCCGCCAGGACAGTGGATGGCCCACCGAGCGACGTAGCCGGCTGAACGGGTGCGTACGTGACGGCTCGCCCCGCTCGCCGCTGCCGCCCTCCGCGTCGCTCGCGACCGACCATTCCGGGCGTGCGGGCGCTCTCTGCACCGCCCGCGCCCGTTCCGGGCTAAAGTAAATGTGCCCTCGGCGCCAGCGGGTAAGCGCGAGGGGTTGCGCGGCGTGGCTGCTCACCCCCACGCTTACTCCGCTGGCCGCTCGCTCCGGGCGGGTCGGCGCGCGGTGCTGGTTGGGGCCACCTCATGCAGGCGCGCTCTCGCTCGCGCCCGGTAGGGCGCTCGCGAAGGCGCGAGCGAGAGCGCGCAGATGGTTCTGTCGGTCGTTGTCGTCGGAAAACCGCGATGTAGGAGCATCGCGGTGTCGGCGCGTGAGCGCCTTCGGTCTTTGGTGAGACCAATGTCAAGTAACAGCTCTAGTAGCAAGGTCGTTACGGTGGATGAACAGGCATTCGAAAAAGCGGACGAGCAGGCGGTCGATGAGGACGGCTTCCCGGTCGTCGACGAGACGCCAGAGTTCGAGGCGGCAGTCGAGCAGGAGACGCAGGCCAAGGTCGATGCGAACCACCCGGATGGGATCGCGGACACGAGCGAGGACCGGATTCACGGTGTCACCCTCGAACAGGAGGAGCGTATTCGGGCGCGGGAAGCCGAACTGGAGCGCATCAGTGCCCAGGCCGAGCTGGGAACACAGGACGGTCGCGAGCAGCGCACGCGAGAGGTCGTCAGCGAGCAGTGTGGCCGTGACGAGCCGGCGCCGGCGGAGCGTACGGATCCCCGAGAAAAGCTGACGCAAGAGGAGCTCGCAGAGGTCAACGAGCAAGCCATGCGGATCAGCGACGAAGTGCAGGGCGGCTGGTCGAGATCGGTCGTCGCGAAGCAGTTGGCCGAGAAGGTGCAGCGCGGTCGGGACGTCACGAAGGCGGTGCTGGAAACCCTCGAGGAGCTGAAGGCGGCGCCGGGGGCGATCGTGCCCATCGCGGACGTGCCGGACGTCCCGGTTGGTGAGGTGACGGTCGAAGGAACAATCGAGACCCTCTGGGAGCCTTCCTCCTCAAGCATCCAGCAAGTCGGGCTGATAGCGGATGATAGCGGGAAAATCAAGTTCACCTGCTGGGAGAAATCCGGGCAGACGGTGGTGCGTGAAGGTCAAAAGGTGCGGTTCCGGGCAGCAGCCAAAAACTGGTACGAAGGCCGGTGCTCAATCGCGCTGACCGGGTGGTCGCGGATCGAGTTCCCGGGGCGCGGTCGGTGGTGGGAAGAATAGGCAGTTGAGACAACCTTCTTTTTTGCTGTGTGCCGGACCGGCCCAGACCCCACCTCCCCACCCTCCGCTCCGTGCTCGCTTCGCTGCGCGCGCAGCCACGACCTCGCTCACCAGTCCAACATTTATCCGGCAAACCGGGGGAAGGAGTGTGCGACTCGGGCGAGTTTATCTGGCCCCCAGAAGGGTGCGGGCGTACGAGCGCTCCGGGTAGGACAGATGACGGGTGAACGTGAGCTAACCTGCGATGTCTGTGGAAAGTCCTTCGACACCAAGGACGCGCTGGGCGGCCACAACAGTAGCCACAGCCGCCGCATCTCAGACACCCAGTTACTGGCCGAGGTCGACCGTCTCGTAAACGAGCTGGGCCGTTCCCCAACAGCCACAGAGATGAATGAGCTAGGGGCGTATTCAGCTGGAACGTACAAAAATAGATTCGGCAGCTGGGCAGAGGCACTCCAGGAAGCGGGATACGAACCGGTGAAACAACACCGAGTGTCCGAAGACGCACTCCTCGACGAAATTAGACGGCTCGCAACGGAGGACGGGACGCCGCCAACGGCGGCCGACATGCGCTCGGAGGGCGAGTTCACGGTCACAATCGCGCAGAATCGCTTCGGGAGCTGGAACGAAGCGCTGGAGGCAGCTGGGTACGACCCCAACCATCGGCATCGGATTTCGGATGCAGAATTACTCGAAGAGATCCATCGGCTTGCCGACGAACTAGGGAAGATCCCCACAGCGCAGGAGATGAAAGACCACGGAGAGTTCTCGCATCGACCCTACTTTACTCGCTGGGAGGGCTGGCAAGCTGCGATCCGAGCAGCGGGCTACGAACCGGTCGGCCGTCCAGCCGGCCCAGACCATCACAACTGGAAAGAACAGCCAGTCCACGAGTGGCGCGAGTACGGGGACAACTGGAATGAACAACGTCAGAAAGCGCTTGAACGCGACAACTATACCTGTCAAACGCCGGACTGTGAGTGGACGCAGGAGGCGCATCTCGAGACATTCACGAGAGGACTCCACGTACATCATATCCGACCGCTAAGCGCCTTCGGCGACGACGAGAGTGAGGTGGATTTCGAGCGGGCCAACCGGCTGGATAACCTCGTTACGGTGTGTGCCGAACACCATCATCTCTGGGAGCGGGCATCACCGCTCCGACTCGATATACGGTGAATCTCGTAGCCGGCGGGTGTTGAACGAGTAGCTGACTGAATGGCAATCGGATAGGCAGTCACCCAGTTGGGAGAAGTATATTGGATTAGAGGATAAAGCGGTCAACAAGAGAATGTCTGAACTCCTATCGCTTGGTACTGAACTCGAGTTTGCGGATTATGTTGATTGGAATGAAACGACGAATATCAAAGACTACGAGGTTGTATTTGTTGACCTTCTGGACTTGGAGAAGCGAAAGGATGAGTTCCTACATTCCTACGTTCCGGCTGGGTACAAACGCCAGTACAATCTCCCGAATCCTAAAGACGTTCTGAGGCTTCTAACATCTGGAGGGGACCTGATTGTTTGTCTTCCAACCACTACATCAGTGAAGCCTTCGGAAGATCAAGAGTGGGAACCGGAGGAACCGATACCCGATGATGCGTTGATACGCCCAGGAACGCCTATTCTCAATTTGTTTTCGTGGCTTCCATTCGGGCTGGAAGTGAGTGATGAGCCTGGAAAATCAGTTGACGAGGGGAGTATCGACGATGGCTGGAAATGGTACTTTGACGGCCAATTTAGCTGGGAAATTTCTTTTAAGAACCATATCCCCGATGAGGATAGCGTTGAATACCAGTTCCACTCCTTAGTTAGCAATCGATATGGTGAGGCGTTAGCTGCGGAAATCATGGTAAAAAGCAAGGGAGGGATGCTCCCCACTGGCTCTGAGTCTAATCAGGGAACAGTGTATCTTCTTCCGCTGGTGAAGACAGGTCATAGCTTCGATGATGTTGCAGAAAAAGTGGTGGACAATTTCTATCCTGAGGTTGATCTGGAGACGGTAGGTCGACATCCGGATTGGTTGAGCGAGTACGCTGCACCTCGAGAAAAGGAATTACTGGGGAAGATTCGGGAGCTAGAAGATGAACTTGAGGAGGAACGGCTGAGGAAGGATCTTCTCTGGGAGTATGATGATGAGCTTGAAAATGCGGTTCGTTCGGCGTTCAAGGATGCTGGGTTGACTGTTGGTGGAGAGGTAAAAAATCGACGTGACGGTTCTATTGAATTGGATGACCGCGTAATCCTACTGGAGATCAAAGGGCAGGAAGGAGATGTTTCTGAGGAGAATATTTCTCAGCTGATTAAATGGGTGGATAGAGATGGAGACGAGTTTGAAAGGGATGTGACGGGATTGTTAGTGATGAACCATCGTCGGCTAACTGAGCCGAATGAGCGAGAGTTCCAGTTAGATCAAGAGCGGTATGGTATGCTGGATAGGAACGGTTTACAAGTGGTTACCTCGCTGGAGTTGTTTAAGATGCTTCGTGGATTGGAAGCCGGTGATATCTCCGAAGCAGATGTGGTTGAGAAATTAAAATCGGAAGAGATAGTCGTTCAATTTGACGAGGTCGAGAGTCCTTTCTGAGATGCTTGGTATGAGAACTAAACTTAGGGTTACCAGCGCCAGATTTTGGCTGCCCAGCTGTGGTCGGACTCGTTAACTTCTGTCTCCCACCCTTTCTCCTCTAACAAGTTCGGAAGACTGTCGAGGTGTGCATCACCGCAGGAGACTACAACAGTATCGTACCCGTTTTCTTTGGAGCTTCTGTGGATTTCCTCCACCATATCTTGGTCACGGGTTCCAAGCCGTCGTTCCTCGAGGATGATCAAGAAGAAAGAGAACAAAAGCGGTGCCCCGATCACCATCATTGGTTTGACCACTGCCGTGAATGTGAGGGAGGCAACCGCTGGAGCATCAATAAATGGAAACGGATATACGGGGACGAACAATCCGGCAGCGAAGACTAAGCCGGAGATCACCCCTGAGCCAAGTATCCAGCTTTTAGGAAATCGGGGGTACAGTTCTGGGAGATCGGTGTCGATTTCGTCGTAGACAGGGATCTCTGCTTTCTCTTTGATGTCCGGCCCCTCGTAGAGCGCTGCTTGCAGCCAGTACAGTGTGAGAGCCCCGATCAGGAAGGAGAGGTAGCCGATTGACCAGTTGTCCGGGCTGACACGGTCTTCTCTCTGTTCCACGAACAATGCATCTGCATCAGCGTCTAAGTGCGAGTCAAGTGATTCTCTGTCCGTAGAAGAGATGTGAAATTCTCCCTGAAATACGGCTTTCATTGACTGTCAAGTGCGTTTCTATTGAAGAAAGATAATTGTGCAGGTGGAGAAACGGTTCCAATTCGATCTCTCTGATCTATATGTACTGGATGGCGAAGGTGGATGCAGAGATAACGAACGCCAGGAAGGACAGGAGGATGATCCGGTTGGTCAGCATCTGCTGGCTTTTCGCATCGGCCTTCCTGTAGACCCGTTCCTGAACGGAATACACCCTGTTCAGTTCTCTGGGGAACCATTCCCAGCCGAGCTGGGTCAGTATCTCGCTGACCGCTTTCTCACTTACCTCGTCTCGAGGTATATCAATAAGCTCGTGTAGATGGTCTTCCGGCGACGAGATCACACGCTGTACTTCAAAGAAGTCAGAGGAGAGAGCCGAGAGTTCGTCATTTATTCTGGCGAGCTCGCTGCTCCAGACTCCGGCACTGAGATTGTCCAACCGCTTCTCTAAGGCAATTAGCTGGCTTTCTATTCTGAATATCTCGCTGATGAACTGTATCGTCTGGTCGTGATCGTGATCTCCTGGCGTCCTACTTATGAACCGTTTCGCACGGTCCTCAAAAGAGGTCTCTGAACCCATTATCAACGAATGGAGAATATTTCCACTAAGCCATTTCCCCTCACAATTCCGCAGAGTGAGTAGACCATCTGTTGGTGGAGTAATCGTATATACGGAGCCTGTCTGTAGGAGTACGTCAAGGACGCCGCCGATTTCTACCGGGAACAGGGTGACCCAGGGACGGCAGAAACCCTGTTAGACGAGACAGAGATAACGGAAGGTCAGAAGAAAACCACGGTAGAGAGGCAAGAGCTGATTATAGAGAAGGTAGCCGAGACGTGATCTGTGCTAATATGGGTTACAGCATTGGTTCGTAGTCAGGGAACACCTGTCCTGCTTTCTGGTTGACGGCGTGCGGCGGTTTTACCGGTTTGTTCTCGCGGGATACGTAGTACCGTTCTTCGTCGAGCTTCTGGATATGATAGTCTTCTCCGTCCGCTGCTTCGACCATGACACGTACTTCCTGTTCTTCGACAGTGTCGGAGGTTCCCGGATTGAGATGATGATCGAATTCAGCCCGGTCGAGGTACGGTTTGATCGTGGCCTGGACGTCTTCGGGGAAGACTCGGCCACTGCTGACCAGTGTGTATCGTCTACCTCTTGCGTTCCGCATTTCCGTTTCCTGGATGATGATGGCGTGTTCGTAGTCGTCTCTGACTTTCTGCAACTCGTATCCTAGGTTGTCGTCATCTTCGAGTTCTGAAGGAGCGGTTTTTACGAGTACCGAGTTGATTGTTGCACCGGCCATAGCTGAGTCACGTTGTCGAAGATTTCAGAATCAGTGGATATCAACGTTTGGCTGAATATCCTCGCCAACCAATTGCTGGAAATTAGCAGAAACCGACGCGAGTGTTGAACATTGAAGCCACCAAGGTCACTGCCTATCCCTCAAATTAGATACTCCAATAGCCCAGTACTCTGTATTATTCCCGGGATAGGATGTAATAGTATCAACGTCAAGGATACAGCGGTCAATTTCAAGCACTGGTCCAGTTTCGCCATTTTCTCGTCGTTTCTAGTCCGGTTTCCTTTGAAGAACATCTCCGGGTCATCAGTTTCCTCGTTGCCTGTGATCACCGTGAGGTAGGATTTGACGAGTTCACGTCGAACCGGTTCCGGCGGATTATCGATGTACTGCAGATAATCTTCTTCATCCAGTCCTGGTCTGTGGTAGTCCCGGACCCAGAGAGCTGAGATTCCGTTGACCACTGAGATCAGTGCGACCGCCATCGCCGCGTAGTGCAGAATGTTGAGGCTGGAGAAGATACTGACTACGGAGACGATGATTGCGTCAACGGTCAGTACGGTACCGATCTTGGATTCGACTGAAGTTCGCCGGTCTGATTCTTCCTGGTATCGGAGCCGGATTTCTTCGAGGGCCAGTTGAGACAGATCTACATCACTGCTGCCATCTTCTTCGTCGCTGCCCTCGTCGTCGGTCATTCAAAATTCTCTGCCACACTCATCACAGATGCGGTCTCCCTTGTTTTTCTTGAGGGTGCTGAAACTTGACTCGTCCTTGCACTTTGGGCATACAGGCATGGCTATGTCGTTAGAAGGTTTCTCCGCATTCGTCGCAAGTTCGTTTGTCTTTCTCTTCTCCGTCCCCAAGCTCGGCGCTGTGGGTCAGTGCTCCGTCTTTACAGTCAGGGCACAACGGCATCGTTTTAGAACGTCTCTCCGCACTCGTCACACACCTGTTCTGCGTTCTGGATCAGGCCTGTCATCGCGTCATCTCGACAATCAGGGCAGAGAGGCATTCTTGTACCGGGTAGTACCCATTTACAGTTAATAAGGATTTGGCGGCATCGGTCCCCCGGAAGGGGTTACAGTCCTGCAGAGAGTCTATTGTCCCCTCAATGGGTGAGGGGCTCGCTGTACTGGCGAGTTCCCGAAACACGGTAAGAACGATGGCAACCAGAGACATCTACGAGAGCGGATTCGACGAAGACGTCCGAACGGAATCGAGTGCGAACCAGTGTCCCGAGTGCGACGGTCGGGTCACCACGAACGCGGTCGAAACGGTCTGCGAGGACTGTGGCCTGGTCGTCGACGAACAGCGCATCGATCACGGGCCGGAGTGGCGGGCGTACGACGACGAGGAGCGCGAGCGAACGGGCGCCCCACTTACTGCGGCCCGCCACGATCGCGGCCTGTCGACGGAGATCGGTCGCGGCACCGACGCGAAGGGGAACGAGATCTCTGGGCAGAAGCGACGGCGACTCGCGCGGATGCGCCGTGAGCAGACTCGCGGTCGCTGGCGGTCGAAAGCGGAACGGAATCTCGCACACGGACTGGGCGAGGTGCGTCGGTTGGCGAGTGCGCTCGAACTCTCTGATTCGGTCCGCGACCAGGCGTGTCAGCTCTTCCGGAGCGCCCAGAACGAGGATCTGCTTCGTGGCAGATCCATCGAGGCCATCGCCGCGGCCAGCGTCTACGGGGCCTGCCGGTGCAACGGCCGCTCGCGGTTGGTGGACGACGTCAGCGAGATGGCCCGCGTCGCGGAGTCACGAGTCACGAACGCGTACAAAACGTTGAACGAGGAGCTGGGCCTCCCCGCTGAGCCCGTCTCCCCCAGCATGTTCGTGCCGCGCCTCGCCTCGGACCTCGAGTGTCCGGACGAAATCCGACAGCGGGCCCGAGCCCTCGCGGAGCAGGCCGAGGGGCGCGGCGTCACGACGGGCGTCCATCCGGCCGGGTTCGCAGCGGCCTGCCTCTACAAGGCCGGTCGCGAAGAGGGCCGATGGTTGACGCAATCCGAGGCCGCGGACGTAGCGAACGCCTCGAAGGCGACTGTTCGGGCACACCGGGATACGTTGGAGGAACGGGTCGCCTGACGCAGTCCACTGTCTCTCGGTCTGTACTGCACATCGGTCTATCCACGTTACGATTTAAACACGAAGACGAGCCATGTTCTCTGTAGACTGCTCTATGAACGGTCGTTACTCCGACTTTGAGGAACTGCGGCCGACTGGCGAGGCGTCCCCCATTCCGGACACGAGGCTGGACGACGGCTGTGAGGGTGCCCCCCGGCGGCAACGCGTCGCGACGAACGCTGGTGGCTACCCTGATGCGCCGACGGCCACCGACGGCGAGTGCCGGTCCTGTGGGGCCTCAGTCCCAGACGGCCAGACGAAATGCCGGTTCTGTCTCACCAACCATCTCGGAAGTGACGCCACTAGCACGGACGAGGCAGCGTCGACGACGTGCCTCGGCATCGTCCACCTGGTCGTCGAGTCGACCACGTTCTACGGCGCCGTGGCGAAGGGCGGCGCGGCGGCGAACCTCCTCTCCGCTAACGAGGCGGAGCCGGCCGTCGACGACTATACGCTCATCTACGATCTCGACGAGGCGCCGGCGCGCCAGCTGGCCGAGCAATGGCCCTCACTTCCCGACGCCGTACAGGTGTCGTCAGCGGAGGGAGAGCGGCTTCTCAGTGCCGCCCGTGACCGGGCTGGGTGGCACGGGCAGGAAGCGTCGGAGCGTCAGGAACAGGCCCCGACGCGGCTATACGACCAGCGTGGGGACGGCATCCTCGCCACGTCGCGTCTCGACGCGGTCCTCGACGACGCCGACGACGCGGTGTGGCTGGTTCCAGCGATGACGCTGACCGAATCCGCCGGCGAAGCTGGGGCTGATCGCCAGGTGTCGTCGGTACCGACGACGCAGGAACTCGACTGTCAAAGCTGTGGACAGGCGACCGACCATCGGTTCAAGACCCACGAGTCGGTCCCGGATGAAGCGTGGACGGGGCAACCGATCTGGGAGTGTCGGGTGTGTGGCTCGGCTCGCTACGGCCCCAGTCTCGAGTAGCCCCAGTGCTCGGCGTCGATTAACCAACATCTCTGCAGGTGGCTCCGGGTTTCGTTGGTTAACAGTAATAGGAAGTACGATTTCCTTGTTCAGACTCGCAGCCGCTAACTGGTGTAAAATCGATAACTACAGATAGAATACTAATCGCTATGTGAGGGGATGGAGAGCAATAGTTGAGACTGGGTCACTCAATGCATATGATCCCAATTTTCCGCGCCCACTATTCAAGTTTAGTTGTACTACATCAATTCAATTGGGTAAGTTTTATGTGACAGTCCTCACCACCAGATATTGCGGTCGAAATCGAGAGCCCCCACATCTGGGGTTAAGACCCTGGAGGATTAAGTAGTGACAACTATGAACTGCCCGGATTGCGGGAACGAGCGAACACGCGTCATCGATACAGGGACTAGTGCCGACGGAACCTCCGTCCGACGGCGCCGCGAATGTCAACGCTGTTCGTTCCGCTTTACGACCTACGAACGTCCAGAGTGGGAGTCACTCCAGGTGAAAAAACGCGACGGAACCATCGAATCGTTCGACCGACAGAAACTCCGCGCAGGGATC
This genomic window contains:
- a CDS encoding HalOD1 output domain-containing protein; protein product: MHSPPSDSSGGSNDLLVEIIETLETCGLEDDSYQLHDYVDPDALEQVIASADENITVQFTVEGIPLDVSPDGVDVIVEDESQSVGE
- a CDS encoding DNA-binding protein, with product MSSNSSSSKVVTVDEQAFEKADEQAVDEDGFPVVDETPEFEAAVEQETQAKVDANHPDGIADTSEDRIHGVTLEQEERIRAREAELERISAQAELGTQDGREQRTREVVSEQCGRDEPAPAERTDPREKLTQEELAEVNEQAMRISDEVQGGWSRSVVAKQLAEKVQRGRDVTKAVLETLEELKAAPGAIVPIADVPDVPVGEVTVEGTIETLWEPSSSSIQQVGLIADDSGKIKFTCWEKSGQTVVREGQKVRFRAAAKNWYEGRCSIALTGWSRIEFPGRGRWWEE
- a CDS encoding homing endonuclease associated repeat-containing protein — encoded protein: MTGERELTCDVCGKSFDTKDALGGHNSSHSRRISDTQLLAEVDRLVNELGRSPTATEMNELGAYSAGTYKNRFGSWAEALQEAGYEPVKQHRVSEDALLDEIRRLATEDGTPPTAADMRSEGEFTVTIAQNRFGSWNEALEAAGYDPNHRHRISDAELLEEIHRLADELGKIPTAQEMKDHGEFSHRPYFTRWEGWQAAIRAAGYEPVGRPAGPDHHNWKEQPVHEWREYGDNWNEQRQKALERDNYTCQTPDCEWTQEAHLETFTRGLHVHHIRPLSAFGDDESEVDFERANRLDNLVTVCAEHHHLWERASPLRLDIR
- a CDS encoding transcription initiation factor IIB, producing the protein MATRDIYESGFDEDVRTESSANQCPECDGRVTTNAVETVCEDCGLVVDEQRIDHGPEWRAYDDEERERTGAPLTAARHDRGLSTEIGRGTDAKGNEISGQKRRRLARMRREQTRGRWRSKAERNLAHGLGEVRRLASALELSDSVRDQACQLFRSAQNEDLLRGRSIEAIAAASVYGACRCNGRSRLVDDVSEMARVAESRVTNAYKTLNEELGLPAEPVSPSMFVPRLASDLECPDEIRQRARALAEQAEGRGVTTGVHPAGFAAACLYKAGREEGRWLTQSEAADVANASKATVRAHRDTLEERVA